A section of the Akkermansia muciniphila genome encodes:
- a CDS encoding sialate O-acetylesterase, producing the protein MTYLLSFLFLCLVSVCSAKELKIFLLTGQSNSLGAVKGSPASPELLKKYEPENTLYWHENFGQREGVFPGASTSWEQVRPAMPRYNGSLCMGPEYGFAFTLEKNGWFRDADVAVVKASRDGGDNSHWQKNGQAYKALVQAVKNACAAVDKSKHSKVEFAGLLYLQGESNIGASVPESASRFLELLGNLAADLKPYGDTSALAAQRAVIGENANWAGKNESDPETGNVTGGLEGRDTEVQGKTTHQVMKELAASRPSLGYAPTRDLPKLTAGDQMGVHYNGQSQISIGARFAYEAARLAGKDTGSVRSGRYEAPLGSPDAWMNRKMPGKNVGVWNLASSVKPSIVSGVVKLFGIRVEDPAVNTVIIQSQGGGSGDRLVLGPGGIRLAEGKNLQLETNVQLAGRQAWNIPGGSTVELKPSPVQDKALPVRLSGQAEVQVARVEGGPEAAGVARVVLKRVQAASLKCSWTLSGKVEMSLEEMKGQALNPGRILVKDGAVLNLNGVKLPAGSVVNQGGTVNP; encoded by the coding sequence ATGACCTATCTGCTGTCCTTCCTGTTCCTGTGCCTTGTTTCGGTATGCTCCGCAAAAGAATTGAAGATTTTTTTGCTGACGGGCCAATCCAATTCCCTGGGAGCCGTGAAGGGCAGTCCCGCTTCTCCGGAGTTGTTGAAGAAGTATGAGCCGGAGAATACGCTCTACTGGCATGAGAACTTCGGCCAGAGGGAAGGGGTATTCCCCGGAGCTTCCACGTCCTGGGAGCAGGTACGGCCCGCCATGCCGCGGTATAACGGCAGTTTGTGCATGGGGCCGGAGTACGGGTTTGCCTTTACGCTGGAAAAGAACGGATGGTTCAGGGATGCGGACGTGGCGGTCGTGAAGGCTTCCAGGGACGGCGGCGACAATTCCCACTGGCAAAAGAACGGCCAGGCTTACAAGGCGCTGGTGCAGGCCGTCAAAAACGCCTGTGCCGCGGTAGACAAGTCCAAGCACTCCAAAGTGGAGTTTGCCGGGCTGCTGTATTTGCAGGGGGAAAGCAATATCGGCGCTTCCGTTCCGGAAAGCGCTTCCCGTTTTCTGGAGCTTCTGGGCAATCTGGCGGCGGACTTGAAACCGTACGGGGATACGTCCGCCCTGGCCGCACAGAGAGCTGTCATTGGCGAGAATGCCAACTGGGCCGGAAAGAATGAAAGCGATCCGGAGACGGGCAATGTTACCGGCGGCCTGGAAGGGCGCGATACCGAAGTTCAGGGAAAAACGACCCACCAGGTGATGAAGGAGCTGGCCGCCTCCCGTCCGTCCCTGGGCTATGCCCCTACCAGGGACCTTCCCAAGCTGACTGCCGGCGACCAGATGGGGGTACATTACAACGGCCAGTCCCAGATCAGCATTGGCGCGCGCTTTGCCTATGAAGCCGCCCGTCTGGCCGGGAAGGATACCGGCTCCGTCCGCAGCGGCCGCTATGAGGCTCCTCTCGGTTCTCCGGATGCCTGGATGAACCGGAAAATGCCGGGGAAAAACGTGGGCGTGTGGAACTTGGCTTCTTCCGTAAAACCCAGCATTGTATCGGGCGTGGTGAAGCTGTTCGGCATCCGTGTGGAGGACCCCGCCGTTAATACCGTGATTATTCAGAGCCAAGGAGGAGGCTCCGGGGACCGTTTGGTGCTTGGGCCGGGAGGCATCCGCCTGGCGGAGGGGAAGAATTTGCAGTTGGAGACAAATGTACAGCTTGCGGGCCGTCAGGCCTGGAATATTCCGGGAGGCTCTACCGTGGAGCTCAAGCCCTCGCCGGTTCAGGACAAAGCCCTCCCCGTCCGCTTGTCCGGACAGGCGGAAGTGCAGGTGGCCCGTGTGGAAGGCGGACCGGAAGCGGCGGGAGTGGCCCGCGTCGTGTTAAAGAGGGTGCAGGCCGCCTCCCTGAAATGTTCCTGGACGTTGTCCGGAAAGGTGGAAATGTCCCTGGAGGAGATGAAGGGACAGGCTTTGAATCCGGGCAGAATACTTGTCAAGGACGGCGCTGTTCTAAATCTGAATGGCGTTAAACTGCCTGCGGGCAGTGTCGTCAACCAGGGCGGTACGGTGAATCCGTAA